A window of the Thermoplasmatales archaeon genome harbors these coding sequences:
- a CDS encoding mRNA surveillance protein pelota, which yields MKVIDLDLKKGIAKLIIQSKEDCWHLYNIIEEGDFLSGYTFRSRNDSSEKIRKKKEEKERVYLKIEVTDKEFHEFTDKLRIRGKIVEGEEAGAYHTFSIEPNMEIKIEKEWKEHHLKRLKEAEEIKPKFAVLVIDDDEATLAIIHEYGVEEKFHIFSNKSGKDYKNGYDEKEYYGQILKKIKEISLPLAIVGAGFEKDKFLSFAKGEIKNYFVDSVFNSGMAGVYEAIKRGIVSKFMEENRVAKEIGVVEKILEEISKNGNVAYGKSEVEKYVDLGAVEKLVILNSLVREEEETIRKAEENRAEIIFVSELHEGGKKLTALGGIAALLRYKIN from the coding sequence ATGAAAGTGATTGATCTTGATTTAAAGAAAGGTATTGCAAAATTAATTATTCAAAGCAAAGAGGATTGCTGGCATTTATACAATATAATAGAAGAAGGTGACTTTTTGTCAGGATATACATTTAGAAGCAGAAATGATAGTAGCGAGAAGATAAGGAAGAAGAAAGAGGAAAAGGAAAGGGTCTATCTCAAAATAGAGGTAACTGATAAGGAATTTCATGAATTTACAGACAAACTCAGGATAAGGGGAAAAATTGTTGAAGGCGAGGAAGCGGGAGCATATCATACCTTTTCAATTGAGCCAAATATGGAAATAAAAATAGAAAAAGAGTGGAAGGAACACCATTTAAAAAGGCTGAAAGAAGCGGAGGAAATTAAACCAAAATTTGCGGTTCTTGTTATAGATGATGATGAGGCAACACTTGCAATAATTCATGAATACGGGGTGGAAGAAAAATTTCACATTTTTTCTAATAAATCTGGAAAAGATTACAAAAACGGATATGATGAAAAGGAATATTATGGCCAGATATTAAAAAAGATAAAGGAGATAAGCTTGCCCTTAGCAATAGTTGGGGCGGGTTTTGAAAAGGATAAATTTTTATCATTTGCAAAAGGTGAGATTAAAAATTATTTTGTTGATAGTGTATTTAATTCAGGTATGGCAGGGGTATATGAAGCGATAAAAAGAGGAATAGTCAGCAAATTTATGGAGGAAAATAGAGTTGCAAAAGAAATAGGAGTGGTTGAAAAAATTCTTGAAGAAATTTCAAAAAATGGAAATGTTGCTTACGGCAAAAGCGAGGTAGAAAAATATGTTGATTTGGGAGCGGTTGAAAAATTGGTTATATTAAATTCTCTTGTAAGGGAAGAGGAGGAAACCATAAGGAAGGCAGAGGAAAATAGGGCGGAAATAATTTTTGTTAGTGAGCTTCATGAAGGAGGGAAAAAATTAACAGCTTTAGGGGGAATCGCTGCTCTTTTGAGGTATAAAATTAACTGA